One Bdellovibrio bacteriovorus str. Tiberius DNA segment encodes these proteins:
- a CDS encoding efflux RND transporter permease subunit codes for MTLSDLSIRRPVFAWMLMFGLIVFGAISFMRMGVSELPDVDFPVISISVRYEGAAPEVMEADVIDPIEDALISIQGVKNISSVARNSTSDITVEFDLERNIDVAFQDVQAKMSQIQDALPQNMDSPTVMKINPEDFPIMWLSLSSNKMPLEEMMVFVKDYVRDRLTTVPGVGNLWMPGYLEPNMRVWVRNEDLNRYALSVIDVTNTLRTEHAEPPAGRAEYDKTEYSLRTLGEAKTIDQFNKILVNSRGGGPNYMPIPLEKVVEFKEGMVDVVQFARANGKAAVGLGVVKQRGSNAVTVAHAVKDRIAEIQKTLPEGMQIVVNYDGTKFVEESVHELVLTLILAAILTSLVCWLFLGSWSSTFNVLLAIPTSVLGSFIILYFAGFTLNIFTLMGLSLAIGIVVDDAIMVLENIIRHLEMGKSKREAALVGAREITFAAMAASVSLVAIFLPIAFMEGLIGRFLFQFGVTMSAAVMISLLEALTLTPMRASQFVDSGERTTRIGRGFESMFERLKNAYTRTLEISLNHRWKVILASLVFFILSFGSVAFLKGEFQPAQDQSSLMIQISNPPKSAISFTDEKVKIIEDFLLKRSEVSSTFVAAGGFTGGEANNAIIFVDMKPKGQRGKSAEKNKELSQQEFIEVVRDYLNKTIPDSKPQVQDPSTQGFGGGGGKGFPVEFSIQGPDWNELGKFSEQIVEELKTSKIMTDVSSDYQAGAPEVQIIPNRQKAADRGVSVIAIGEVLNAMMGGVVVGSYEKGGHRYDIRVKMLENGRNPQERIKDLKVRNNRGELVPIASVVDIKEASVASSISRKNRQRSIIIYGNIGPGLSQQQSVDKAQEVARKTLPAEYKVLLSGSAEEFQQSFISLIFALVLGFIVAYMILASQFNSFIDPVTVFMALPFSFSGAFLALLIGGQSLNIFSMIGLILLMGIVKKNSILLVDFTNQRRDSEKIHVHQALLEACPTRLRPILMTSFATIAGAVPAAMSLGPGAEARQPMAIAVIGGVFVSTFLTLYVVPCVYSLFARFDRREVAVENAE; via the coding sequence ATGACATTGTCTGATTTATCAATTCGCAGACCCGTCTTTGCCTGGATGTTGATGTTTGGTCTGATCGTCTTCGGTGCGATCAGTTTTATGCGCATGGGGGTCAGTGAACTTCCCGATGTGGATTTCCCGGTCATTTCCATTTCAGTCCGTTACGAGGGCGCAGCGCCTGAAGTCATGGAAGCCGACGTTATTGACCCCATCGAAGACGCCCTGATCAGTATTCAGGGTGTGAAGAATATCTCGTCGGTGGCTCGGAACAGTACTTCCGACATCACAGTCGAATTTGATCTTGAACGTAACATCGATGTGGCCTTCCAGGACGTGCAGGCCAAGATGTCCCAGATTCAGGATGCTTTGCCGCAGAATATGGATTCACCGACGGTGATGAAGATCAATCCTGAGGACTTCCCGATCATGTGGCTGTCCCTTTCCAGCAATAAGATGCCGCTGGAAGAAATGATGGTCTTTGTGAAGGACTATGTCCGGGACCGTTTAACGACGGTACCAGGCGTGGGGAACTTGTGGATGCCCGGTTATCTGGAACCCAACATGCGTGTCTGGGTTCGCAATGAAGACCTGAACCGTTATGCGCTGTCCGTGATTGATGTGACCAACACTTTGCGCACCGAACATGCCGAACCTCCGGCCGGTCGTGCGGAATATGACAAGACGGAATACAGTCTGCGCACCCTGGGTGAAGCTAAAACCATTGATCAGTTCAACAAGATCCTGGTGAACAGCCGCGGCGGGGGGCCGAACTACATGCCTATCCCGCTTGAAAAAGTGGTGGAGTTCAAAGAAGGCATGGTCGATGTTGTGCAATTTGCCCGTGCCAATGGAAAAGCCGCGGTGGGCTTGGGCGTCGTCAAGCAACGTGGATCCAATGCCGTGACCGTGGCCCACGCCGTGAAAGATCGTATTGCCGAAATTCAAAAGACCCTGCCTGAAGGCATGCAGATCGTTGTAAACTATGACGGCACCAAGTTCGTGGAAGAATCCGTACACGAACTGGTATTGACGCTGATTCTGGCAGCCATTCTGACCTCGTTGGTGTGCTGGCTGTTCCTTGGATCGTGGTCATCGACTTTCAACGTATTGCTGGCCATCCCAACTTCGGTGCTGGGAAGCTTTATTATTCTTTATTTTGCAGGTTTCACGCTGAATATCTTTACCTTGATGGGGTTAAGTCTGGCGATTGGTATCGTCGTCGATGATGCCATCATGGTTCTGGAAAATATCATCCGGCACCTGGAAATGGGCAAAAGCAAACGCGAAGCCGCCCTGGTCGGTGCGCGCGAGATCACCTTTGCAGCGATGGCGGCATCCGTGTCCCTGGTGGCCATTTTCCTGCCGATTGCGTTCATGGAAGGTCTGATCGGACGCTTCTTGTTCCAGTTCGGTGTGACGATGAGTGCGGCGGTCATGATTTCCCTTTTGGAAGCCCTGACCCTGACGCCAATGCGCGCTTCCCAGTTTGTGGACTCCGGAGAGCGCACGACTCGTATCGGCCGCGGATTTGAAAGTATGTTTGAACGTCTTAAGAATGCCTACACCCGGACTCTTGAGATTTCTTTGAATCACCGCTGGAAGGTGATCTTAGCTTCCTTGGTCTTCTTTATCCTGAGTTTTGGCTCGGTGGCCTTCTTAAAAGGCGAATTCCAGCCGGCACAGGATCAGAGCTCTCTGATGATTCAAATCAGCAATCCGCCCAAGTCCGCAATTTCTTTCACCGACGAGAAGGTGAAGATCATCGAGGACTTCCTGCTTAAAAGGTCTGAGGTCAGTTCGACGTTTGTGGCGGCGGGTGGTTTCACCGGTGGTGAGGCGAACAATGCCATTATCTTTGTGGACATGAAACCCAAAGGTCAGCGCGGCAAGTCTGCGGAAAAGAACAAGGAGCTGAGTCAGCAGGAATTCATCGAAGTTGTGCGTGATTATCTGAATAAAACCATCCCGGACTCAAAGCCTCAGGTACAGGATCCTTCGACTCAGGGTTTTGGTGGCGGGGGCGGCAAAGGCTTCCCGGTGGAGTTCAGTATTCAAGGACCTGATTGGAACGAGCTGGGTAAATTCTCTGAACAGATTGTGGAAGAACTTAAAACCAGCAAGATTATGACCGACGTCAGCTCGGACTATCAGGCGGGGGCTCCGGAAGTGCAGATCATCCCCAATCGTCAAAAGGCGGCGGATCGTGGTGTCAGTGTGATTGCCATCGGTGAAGTTTTGAACGCGATGATGGGGGGCGTGGTCGTCGGAAGCTATGAAAAGGGCGGCCACCGTTATGACATTCGCGTGAAAATGCTTGAAAACGGACGCAATCCGCAAGAGCGTATCAAGGATCTGAAAGTGCGCAACAACCGTGGTGAGCTGGTGCCGATCGCGTCTGTGGTGGACATCAAAGAAGCATCGGTTGCTTCCAGTATCTCACGCAAGAATCGTCAGCGTTCGATCATCATCTATGGAAATATCGGCCCAGGACTAAGTCAGCAACAGTCGGTGGACAAGGCCCAGGAAGTCGCTCGTAAAACTTTGCCGGCAGAATACAAAGTTTTGCTGAGCGGATCTGCAGAAGAATTCCAGCAGAGCTTCATCAGTCTGATCTTTGCCCTGGTTCTGGGATTTATCGTGGCGTACATGATCCTGGCTTCCCAGTTTAACAGCTTCATTGATCCCGTGACGGTGTTCATGGCTTTGCCGTTCAGTTTCTCGGGGGCCTTCCTGGCGCTTTTGATTGGCGGGCAGTCTTTGAATATTTTCAGTATGATCGGTTTGATTTTGTTGATGGGTATCGTGAAAAAGAACTCGATCTTGCTGGTGGATTTCACCAATCAACGTCGGGATTCGGAAAAGATTCACGTGCACCAGGCGCTATTGGAAGCGTGTCCGACACGTCTTCGTCCGATTCTGATGACATCTTTTGCGACCATTGCCGGGGCTGTGCCAGCAGCCATGAGTCTGGGCCCGGGGGCGGAAGCCCGTCAGCCGATGGCCATCGCGGTTATTGGTGGGGTGTTTGTTTCGACCTTCCTGACTTTGTACGTGGTTCCTTGCGTATACAGTCTGTTTGCAAGGTTTGATCGGCGGGAAGTCGCCGTTGAAAACGCAGAATAG
- a CDS encoding 4a-hydroxytetrahydrobiopterin dehydratase, with the protein MMSQMELLRKKSHPVDQALTPEEIQQYLTVLDGWSLQGLHIAKSFEFKNYYQTIAFVNAIAFIVHTEDHHPELEVGYNRCVVKFYTHSVNEGLGGISENDFICAAKIDALAGNQFAPMSH; encoded by the coding sequence ATGATGAGTCAGATGGAGCTTTTGCGAAAGAAAAGTCACCCGGTGGATCAGGCGCTCACCCCGGAGGAAATTCAGCAATATCTCACTGTGCTGGATGGCTGGAGCCTGCAGGGTCTTCATATTGCCAAGTCCTTTGAATTTAAAAACTACTATCAGACCATCGCTTTCGTAAATGCCATTGCCTTCATTGTTCACACAGAAGATCACCATCCAGAATTGGAAGTGGGTTATAATCGCTGTGTGGTGAAGTTTTACACTCACTCGGTGAATGAGGGGTTGGGTGGAATTTCTGAAAATGACTTTATCTGTGCGGCTAAAATTGATGCCTTGGCCGGGAATCAGTTCGCCCCCATGTCTCACTGA
- a CDS encoding DUF72 domain-containing protein, protein MEYRVGTSGWVYPPWRNTFYPQDLPQKKELFFASRHLSSIEINGSFYSYQKPSTYLHWFSETPDDFVFSVKGPQYITHIARLKNVEIPLANFFASGVLHLREKLGVFLWQLPPNFVFNPEKEERLETFFRLLPRTFADAVKLAGKSERFHGEYSADIAQIKKPLRHAVEVRHHSFENPDFIELLRRNNMALVFADTAGKWPYMEDITSDFLYLRLHGDDTFYSKGYEPEQLRWWSQRLKAWAQGNNPKDSLTLLPPVTGPAKDIFVFFDNDLKIKAPQDAEGLMLLLNEN, encoded by the coding sequence ATGGAATACAGAGTCGGAACCTCCGGTTGGGTCTATCCACCGTGGAGAAACACCTTTTATCCCCAGGATCTTCCCCAGAAGAAAGAACTTTTCTTTGCCAGCCGACATCTGTCTTCGATTGAAATCAATGGCTCGTTCTATTCTTATCAAAAGCCTTCAACCTATCTGCACTGGTTTTCTGAAACTCCGGATGATTTCGTTTTTTCCGTGAAGGGACCGCAGTACATCACTCATATCGCTCGTTTGAAGAATGTCGAAATTCCGCTGGCGAATTTCTTTGCGTCGGGAGTTTTACACTTGCGCGAAAAGCTGGGTGTCTTCTTATGGCAGCTGCCGCCCAACTTTGTTTTTAATCCGGAAAAGGAAGAACGTCTTGAAACTTTCTTCCGCCTGCTTCCCCGCACCTTTGCTGACGCTGTCAAACTGGCTGGCAAATCAGAACGCTTTCACGGTGAATATTCTGCGGATATAGCCCAGATCAAAAAGCCCCTTCGCCACGCCGTCGAAGTTCGCCACCACAGCTTTGAAAATCCAGATTTCATAGAACTGCTTCGCCGCAACAATATGGCTTTGGTCTTTGCCGACACCGCCGGCAAGTGGCCCTATATGGAAGACATCACCAGCGACTTTCTTTATCTTCGCCTGCACGGCGATGACACTTTCTACAGCAAAGGCTACGAACCCGAACAGCTGCGCTGGTGGTCGCAAAGACTTAAAGCCTGGGCACAGGGCAACAATCCAAAGGACAGCCTGACTTTACTGCCCCCCGTGACCGGTCCCGCCAAAGACATATTCGTTTTCTTTGATAACGATTTGAAAATCAAAGCCCCTCAGGATGCTGAAGGGCTGATGCTGCTTCTGAATGAAAATTAG
- a CDS encoding BON domain-containing protein, producing the protein MSFGHLFIGFIVTVAACTTFAKGDDHYSTTTKETTTTKATDQGMNESDTTLTRSIREKINSDGSMSMMGKNITIVSQNGMVTLKGAVASQDEKKKISRIANEISGNKVSDQMTVKK; encoded by the coding sequence ATGAGTTTCGGACATTTGTTTATTGGTTTTATTGTCACTGTGGCCGCGTGCACGACGTTCGCAAAGGGCGATGATCACTATTCGACCACAACAAAAGAGACAACGACAACCAAGGCCACAGATCAGGGTATGAACGAGTCGGATACGACTTTGACCCGTTCTATTCGTGAAAAGATCAACAGCGATGGCTCCATGTCGATGATGGGAAAAAACATCACCATCGTCAGTCAGAATGGTATGGTGACCCTAAAAGGAGCAGTGGCCTCTCAGGATGAAAAGAAAAAAATCAGCAGAATCGCGAATGAAATTTCCGGTAACAAAGTCTCTGACCAGATGACGGTTAAGAAATAG
- a CDS encoding SDR family NAD(P)-dependent oxidoreductase yields MSLTKKIITGFATGFVSALLLRKIRTQIRSRSFKGAVVLVSGGSRGLGLLIAKEFCRAGASVALTARDGNELRRAQNILQLDSPQALVHTFVCDCRIPLDVEQTVAQVVHTFGKVDVLVNNAGIISSSPLEHVTEADYEDSLAVHFWGPYHFIEHCLPVMNKGSRIVNIASIGGLIPIPHRAAYCVGKHALVGYSRGLHSELAAKGIYVTTVSPNVMRTGSIDHATFKGQVQKEYAWFSILASMPLLSTSADTAAQRIFHACVRGDAELILSLPTKIAATMQARFPNMFSDLMYLANMVMPGPGQANAVEGRDAHSSVSPSFLTSASQRAAERNNEGPIH; encoded by the coding sequence ATGAGCCTTACAAAAAAAATTATCACTGGTTTCGCCACAGGTTTTGTTTCAGCCCTGCTTCTTAGAAAAATCCGAACCCAGATAAGATCGCGATCATTCAAGGGTGCGGTGGTGCTGGTCTCGGGAGGCTCGCGCGGGCTGGGGCTTTTGATTGCCAAAGAATTCTGCCGTGCAGGGGCCAGCGTGGCTTTGACGGCAAGGGATGGCAACGAACTGCGCCGGGCGCAAAATATCCTTCAGCTGGACAGCCCTCAAGCGCTGGTTCACACCTTCGTTTGTGACTGCCGCATCCCCTTGGACGTGGAGCAAACCGTGGCTCAAGTCGTTCACACCTTCGGTAAAGTCGATGTGCTTGTGAACAATGCCGGGATCATATCCTCCTCACCACTGGAGCATGTCACCGAAGCCGACTATGAGGATTCGTTGGCGGTTCACTTCTGGGGTCCCTATCACTTCATCGAACACTGCCTGCCCGTCATGAACAAAGGCAGCCGCATTGTGAACATCGCCTCGATTGGCGGCCTGATTCCGATCCCCCACCGTGCCGCCTACTGCGTGGGGAAACACGCGTTGGTGGGATACTCCCGCGGCTTGCATTCAGAACTTGCTGCCAAGGGCATTTACGTGACGACAGTTTCACCCAATGTCATGCGCACAGGTTCCATCGATCACGCCACCTTCAAAGGTCAGGTTCAAAAGGAATACGCCTGGTTTTCGATTCTGGCTTCTATGCCATTGCTAAGCACCAGCGCAGATACAGCCGCTCAGCGCATCTTCCATGCATGTGTGCGTGGTGATGCTGAACTGATATTGTCACTACCCACAAAAATTGCCGCCACCATGCAGGCGCGATTCCCGAATATGTTTTCAGATTTGATGTATTTGGCAAATATGGTGATGCCAGGGCCAGGTCAGGCCAATGCGGTTGAAGGCAGGGATGCGCACTCTTCTGTTTCGCCGTCTTTTCTTACCTCGGCATCCCAGCGCGCGGCTGAAAGAAACAATGAAGGCCCCATTCACTAA
- a CDS encoding Lnb N-terminal periplasmic domain-containing protein, which produces MKMGLLLFSLTISSLALATGDLSSRASTEKWGDNIQWLRLLQYDKNTFGGYTSPAENPAFFLHPEGKTNPALELQATISALLDPEKKIKSKDGQFNESAACVFPARKLWLEKISGQKLPSVPCERYERFIEILQPQSLTYVFSSYYLNNPASAFGHTFLRINKSASARDGERYELSDYGVGYAAVKVSDNPFIYSFLGVSGLMPGTFDINPYYYKVREYNDFESRDLWEYDLNFTPEEVQLIVANIWELISAEFNYHYFKENCSYRILALLEAARPSLELTKDLKSQVMPADTVGTLYQQKDLVKNIHYRPSIRATFDTRYKKLGPAEQERIRQFARTESLSQLVAGLETQQKRDTLDAAMDYLDFRYPKEILRKQGAYLFKKDILLARAELGGASEPLTVPAPWNEAPHDAQGSRRWGLGYREWNSDRFYLLDTKLSLHDLLDPKKGYPPTAEITMGAFSFSFNPDNEEIALDKATVYEVISLAPVDAFNQGFSWRLKVSVERGYENGCTTLCRWTELSGGSGITKSYWNDLDLSLWLRATGQTSPDFIGDTWKIGAGPAVSARWNRDWFALFAESYYRYDYKGFEHEYRQNTLGVNFSVNKSLSLRLSGEETNSVQRGEARLLYYY; this is translated from the coding sequence ATGAAAATGGGGCTTTTGCTTTTTTCACTGACCATATCTTCACTGGCTCTGGCAACCGGTGATCTGTCCTCTCGCGCCTCCACTGAAAAATGGGGCGACAACATTCAATGGTTGCGACTTCTGCAATACGATAAGAACACTTTCGGCGGCTACACGAGTCCGGCTGAAAACCCCGCGTTTTTCCTGCATCCTGAAGGAAAAACCAACCCCGCTCTGGAATTGCAGGCCACCATCTCGGCCCTTCTGGATCCGGAAAAGAAAATCAAATCCAAAGATGGCCAGTTCAATGAATCCGCGGCCTGTGTATTCCCCGCCCGAAAGCTCTGGCTTGAAAAAATCAGCGGACAAAAACTGCCCTCCGTTCCCTGTGAACGCTATGAAAGATTCATCGAAATTCTTCAGCCGCAGTCTTTGACCTATGTCTTCTCGTCTTACTATCTGAACAATCCTGCCTCTGCATTCGGGCATACCTTCCTGCGCATCAATAAAAGTGCTTCGGCCCGTGATGGTGAACGCTACGAACTGTCTGACTATGGCGTGGGTTATGCGGCGGTAAAGGTTTCTGACAATCCATTTATCTATTCTTTCCTCGGCGTCTCTGGCCTGATGCCCGGAACCTTTGATATCAATCCGTACTATTACAAAGTCCGTGAATACAATGACTTTGAATCCCGCGATTTGTGGGAATACGACCTGAACTTCACCCCGGAAGAAGTCCAGCTGATCGTCGCCAACATCTGGGAACTGATCAGTGCAGAATTCAACTATCACTATTTCAAAGAAAACTGTTCTTACCGCATCCTGGCTTTGCTTGAAGCCGCCCGCCCGTCGCTGGAACTCACCAAAGACCTCAAATCCCAGGTGATGCCGGCAGACACGGTCGGAACGCTTTATCAGCAGAAGGATCTGGTTAAGAACATTCACTATCGCCCTTCGATCCGCGCGACTTTCGACACCCGCTACAAAAAGCTGGGCCCGGCTGAACAAGAACGCATCCGCCAGTTCGCAAGAACGGAATCCCTGTCTCAGTTGGTTGCAGGCCTTGAAACTCAGCAAAAGCGCGACACTCTGGATGCCGCCATGGACTATCTGGATTTCAGATATCCAAAAGAAATCCTGCGCAAACAAGGGGCTTACCTGTTTAAAAAAGACATTCTGCTGGCCCGTGCGGAACTGGGTGGAGCTTCAGAACCATTGACCGTGCCTGCTCCCTGGAATGAAGCTCCTCACGATGCTCAAGGATCCCGACGCTGGGGTTTGGGATACCGCGAATGGAATTCAGACCGCTTCTATCTGCTCGACACAAAACTATCCCTGCATGATTTGCTGGATCCGAAAAAAGGTTACCCACCAACTGCCGAGATCACGATGGGAGCTTTCAGCTTCAGCTTTAATCCGGACAATGAAGAAATCGCACTGGACAAAGCCACCGTGTACGAAGTGATCTCTCTGGCACCAGTAGATGCATTCAATCAGGGCTTTTCGTGGCGCCTGAAAGTGTCTGTGGAACGTGGCTATGAAAATGGCTGCACCACACTTTGCCGCTGGACCGAACTGAGCGGGGGCTCTGGTATCACAAAGTCCTATTGGAACGATCTGGATCTCAGCCTGTGGTTGCGTGCCACAGGTCAAACCAGCCCTGACTTTATCGGCGACACATGGAAGATCGGTGCCGGTCCTGCCGTCAGTGCCCGCTGGAATCGTGACTGGTTTGCTCTTTTCGCTGAAAGCTATTATCGCTACGATTATAAAGGTTTTGAACACGAGTATCGTCAAAACACACTGGGCGTGAACTTCAGTGTGAACAAGTCTTTAAGCCTGCGTCTGTCTGGCGAAGAAACCAACTCTGTTCAGCGTGGCGAAGCGCGCCTGCTTTACTACTACTAG
- a CDS encoding DUF3015 family protein, translating into MKSFIVALAVLGSAVSVQAASGLKGNGVYGVAGCGLGSLVFGNEEGAMQVIAATLNGTGVQTFGITSGTSNCGKGLFAKAEVNSFIESNSVALENDIARGQGETLSTLNNMLGCDSKFNGTLQQNYKEIYAPGVNSSEKIVTLAQSCQG; encoded by the coding sequence GTGAAATCATTCATCGTAGCACTGGCTGTTTTGGGTTCTGCTGTATCTGTACAAGCTGCTTCCGGTCTTAAAGGCAATGGCGTTTATGGCGTTGCAGGTTGCGGTCTGGGTTCCTTGGTTTTCGGTAACGAAGAAGGCGCGATGCAAGTTATCGCTGCAACTTTGAACGGTACTGGTGTTCAAACTTTCGGTATCACTTCCGGTACTTCCAACTGCGGTAAAGGTCTTTTTGCCAAAGCTGAAGTAAACTCTTTCATCGAATCCAACTCTGTTGCTTTGGAAAACGACATCGCTCGTGGCCAAGGTGAGACTCTGTCCACTTTGAATAACATGTTGGGCTGTGATTCCAAATTCAACGGCACTCTTCAACAGAACTACAAAGAGATCTACGCTCCAGGCGTGAACTCTTCTGAAAAAATCGTTACTTTGGCTCAATCTTGCCAAGGCTAA
- a CDS encoding LysR family transcriptional regulator — METIRSLQGIIAFVKIADSGSFSAAAQALGVSKSHISKTISQLESDLGVALFVRSTRKVQLTSVGERFLETCRQSLQNLDSAKKEILDLSDTPRGVLRVTLAGIFGEDYIAPVVIDMAKRYPDLKIELDFSSRVVDLIEEKFDVAIRIGHLENSSLLATKIASRVEYVVASKAYLSASPALKDPEDLAKHNCIGERSSWSFRKRGKSFQVPVKGNFKCNNPRVLQKAVLSGLGVARLPGSYAFEDIKKGRLVSLLENFSEGRKDIWAVTPIRHRQNINVKTFIQEVKKHLSDDYADVLF; from the coding sequence ATGGAAACAATAAGATCGTTGCAGGGAATCATAGCTTTCGTCAAAATCGCCGACTCCGGAAGCTTTTCCGCCGCGGCTCAGGCTCTGGGTGTTTCCAAGTCCCATATCAGCAAAACCATCAGCCAGTTGGAATCAGACCTGGGGGTGGCCCTGTTTGTCCGCTCCACCCGTAAAGTCCAGCTGACCAGTGTCGGCGAACGTTTTCTGGAAACCTGCCGCCAATCACTGCAAAATCTGGATTCGGCAAAAAAAGAAATCCTGGATCTGTCAGACACTCCCCGCGGCGTTCTGCGCGTCACCCTTGCCGGAATCTTTGGCGAGGACTATATCGCCCCCGTGGTGATTGACATGGCCAAACGCTATCCCGATCTGAAAATCGAACTGGATTTTTCAAGCCGCGTGGTGGATCTGATTGAGGAAAAATTCGATGTGGCCATTCGTATCGGGCACCTGGAAAACTCCTCTTTGCTGGCCACTAAAATTGCTTCACGAGTTGAATACGTAGTCGCCTCCAAAGCTTACCTTAGCGCGTCCCCAGCATTGAAAGATCCTGAGGATCTGGCAAAACACAACTGCATCGGAGAAAGATCATCCTGGAGCTTCCGCAAACGGGGAAAATCTTTTCAAGTTCCGGTAAAAGGAAATTTCAAATGCAACAATCCGCGTGTGTTGCAAAAAGCCGTGCTGTCCGGCCTGGGGGTGGCAAGACTTCCGGGGTCCTACGCATTTGAAGACATCAAAAAAGGCCGTCTGGTTTCACTGTTGGAAAACTTCAGCGAAGGGCGCAAAGACATCTGGGCGGTCACCCCCATTCGTCACCGACAAAACATAAATGTGAAAACTTTTATTCAGGAAGTTAAAAAGCATTTGTCAGATGACTATGCGGACGTCCTTTTTTAG
- a CDS encoding S-(hydroxymethyl)glutathione dehydrogenase/class III alcohol dehydrogenase — MKIKAAVAWKAGAPLSIEEIDLEGPKKGEVLIKVVATGVCHTDAFTLSGADPEGLFPVILGHEGGGIVEEVGEGVTTLKKGDHVIPLYTPECKECKFCLSGKTNLCVRIRATQGKGLMPDGTSRFSKDGKMIHHYMGCSTFSEYTVVPEIALAKVNPAAPLDKVCLLGCGVTTGIGAVLNTAKVEKGATVAVFGLGGIGLSVIQGAKMAGASRIIAIDINDAKWEMAQKFGATDFVNPKKHDKPIQQVIVEMTEWGVDYSFECVGNTQLMRAALECAHRGWGQSIVIGVAGAGQEISTRPFQLVTGRVWKGSAFGGVKGRTELPGYVEQYMSGEINIDDMVTFTMPLEDINKAFDYMHEGKSIRSVIKM, encoded by the coding sequence ATGAAAATCAAAGCCGCAGTTGCCTGGAAAGCCGGAGCCCCTTTGTCCATCGAGGAAATTGATCTGGAAGGACCTAAAAAGGGCGAAGTTCTGATCAAGGTTGTAGCGACGGGCGTATGCCATACAGACGCTTTCACGTTGTCCGGCGCGGATCCAGAGGGTTTGTTCCCGGTGATTCTGGGTCATGAAGGCGGCGGCATCGTCGAAGAAGTCGGCGAAGGTGTGACGACTTTGAAAAAAGGCGATCATGTGATTCCGCTTTATACTCCTGAGTGCAAAGAGTGCAAATTCTGTCTGTCTGGTAAAACCAATCTGTGCGTGCGCATCCGTGCGACTCAAGGCAAAGGCCTGATGCCGGATGGAACCTCCCGATTCTCGAAAGATGGCAAAATGATTCATCACTACATGGGTTGTTCCACTTTCTCGGAATACACTGTGGTTCCGGAAATCGCTTTGGCCAAAGTCAATCCTGCGGCACCTTTGGACAAGGTCTGCCTGCTGGGTTGTGGTGTGACCACCGGGATTGGCGCTGTTTTGAACACGGCAAAAGTTGAAAAAGGTGCGACGGTGGCAGTATTTGGTTTGGGCGGCATTGGTTTGTCTGTGATCCAAGGTGCAAAAATGGCCGGAGCTTCCCGTATCATCGCGATCGATATCAACGATGCGAAATGGGAAATGGCGCAGAAGTTCGGTGCTACGGACTTTGTAAACCCGAAAAAACATGACAAGCCAATTCAGCAGGTGATCGTTGAAATGACTGAATGGGGCGTGGACTATTCCTTCGAGTGCGTGGGTAACACCCAATTGATGCGTGCGGCGTTGGAGTGTGCACACCGTGGCTGGGGCCAGTCCATCGTGATTGGTGTTGCTGGTGCTGGTCAGGAGATTTCAACTCGTCCGTTCCAATTGGTGACGGGTCGTGTGTGGAAGGGATCTGCTTTTGGTGGGGTTAAGGGCCGCACGGAGCTTCCAGGTTATGTGGAGCAATACATGTCCGGTGAAATCAACATCGACGACATGGTGACGTTCACAATGCCACTTGAAGATATCAACAAAGCCTTTGATTATATGCATGAAGGAAAAAGCATCCGTTCTGTCATCAAAATGTAG